From Mycolicibacterium nivoides, a single genomic window includes:
- a CDS encoding serine hydrolase, which produces MSAFFSWASSWLADVANWSARVTDLSTGQTLWEHTPDRVLKTASVGKVFLLAEVARRFDDVTLDPGEVVAATAEDQVADSGILYLLRQQDHRIDDLCLLIGAVSDNMATNMLLRRLGLDEVQRATRDLGFTVSGLRDRVRLNRSQDDPLTLSTGSAAELCDFVGRLHAGDIHGAAASERVRRWLGVNTDLSMVARAFGLDPLAHTEPDAGFELWNKTGTISDARIDIGCVGHAASGRRVGYAVLANWAWGEDHRDPCLEAMGLLGNEIRRYLEDTGQAASAASPVI; this is translated from the coding sequence ATGAGCGCCTTCTTCTCCTGGGCCTCGTCCTGGCTGGCCGACGTGGCGAACTGGTCGGCCCGCGTCACGGACCTGAGCACCGGCCAGACCTTGTGGGAGCACACTCCCGACCGCGTGCTCAAGACAGCGAGTGTGGGAAAGGTCTTCCTGCTGGCCGAGGTGGCACGCCGGTTCGACGACGTGACCCTGGACCCCGGTGAAGTCGTCGCCGCCACGGCCGAGGACCAGGTGGCGGATTCCGGCATCCTCTACCTGCTCCGGCAGCAGGACCACCGGATCGATGACCTGTGCCTGCTGATCGGTGCGGTCAGCGACAACATGGCCACCAACATGCTGCTTCGCCGGCTCGGACTCGATGAGGTCCAGCGCGCCACCCGCGACCTCGGGTTCACTGTCAGCGGGTTGCGGGACCGGGTGCGGCTGAACCGATCCCAGGATGATCCGCTCACCCTCTCAACAGGCAGCGCGGCGGAACTGTGCGACTTCGTCGGACGTCTGCATGCGGGTGACATCCACGGCGCCGCGGCGTCCGAGCGGGTGCGGCGATGGCTCGGCGTCAACACCGATCTGTCCATGGTGGCGCGGGCATTCGGCCTGGACCCACTGGCCCACACCGAGCCCGACGCCGGCTTCGAACTCTGGAACAAGACCGGGACCATCTCCGATGCGCGCATCGACATCGGATGCGTCGGGCACGCTGCCAGTGGACGCCGCGTGGGCTACGCCGTTCTGGCGAACTGGGCCTGGGGTGAAGACCATCGCGACCCCTGTCTGGAGGCGATGGGGCTGCTGGGCAACGAGATCCGCCGATATCTGGAGGACACCGGTCAGGCGGCGTCGGCCGCCTCTCCGGTGATCTGA
- a CDS encoding amino acid permease produces the protein MTMIAIGGAIGAGLFVGSGAVIKTAGPAAILSYVLAGALVLCTLRMLGEMVVAKPRTGAFADYARMGIGPWAGFTLGWLYWYYYVIIIAVEAVAGAKILSVWVGLPLWLMAMLLMAVMTVTNLISVRWFGEFEFWFSGIKVAAIVSFIVLGLLWVLGLWPGDTSGLSNLVSHGGFAPNGVGAILGAVVVVIFAFGGAEIVTIAAAESTEPAKSVARATTGVIWRIILFYVGSIFLVVCILPWNDASVLSSPYVAALDKLEIPGAGAIMNFVILTAVLSVLNSSIYTSSRMLRVLASHGDAPEWLVRTNSRGVPTRAVLASTVIGWISVVLAYIAPDSLFLFLVNSCGVVAIFMYIMIGISELRVRRAIEREDPSRLTLKMWFFPYLTIVVIACFVLVLLAMLFDVDQRVQLLASVLSLVVVVVAYVLRKRFGRVPVDAEVAELA, from the coding sequence ATGACGATGATCGCGATCGGCGGTGCCATCGGTGCCGGGCTGTTCGTCGGTAGCGGTGCGGTCATCAAGACCGCCGGCCCCGCCGCGATCCTGTCCTACGTTCTGGCCGGTGCGCTGGTGTTGTGCACCCTGCGCATGCTGGGCGAGATGGTGGTCGCAAAGCCGAGGACCGGTGCGTTCGCCGACTACGCCCGGATGGGGATCGGGCCGTGGGCGGGCTTCACCCTCGGCTGGTTGTACTGGTACTACTACGTGATCATCATCGCGGTGGAAGCCGTTGCCGGGGCGAAGATCCTGTCCGTCTGGGTCGGTTTGCCGCTGTGGCTCATGGCCATGCTTTTGATGGCCGTGATGACCGTGACCAACCTGATCTCGGTGCGGTGGTTCGGCGAATTCGAGTTCTGGTTCTCCGGCATCAAGGTCGCCGCCATCGTGTCCTTCATCGTGCTGGGCCTGCTGTGGGTCCTGGGGTTGTGGCCGGGCGATACCAGCGGACTGAGCAATCTGGTGTCCCACGGCGGCTTCGCGCCCAACGGCGTCGGGGCGATCCTGGGCGCCGTGGTGGTGGTGATCTTCGCCTTCGGCGGAGCCGAGATCGTCACCATCGCAGCCGCGGAGAGCACCGAGCCCGCGAAGTCGGTGGCCAGGGCCACCACCGGAGTCATCTGGCGGATCATCCTGTTCTACGTCGGGTCGATCTTCCTCGTCGTGTGCATCCTGCCGTGGAACGACGCATCGGTGCTGTCCAGCCCGTATGTGGCCGCGCTGGACAAACTGGAGATTCCCGGTGCCGGCGCGATCATGAACTTCGTCATCCTCACCGCGGTGCTCTCGGTGCTGAACTCGTCGATCTACACGTCCTCGCGCATGCTGCGGGTCCTCGCGTCACACGGCGACGCGCCGGAGTGGTTGGTGCGCACCAACTCCCGCGGCGTACCGACCCGGGCCGTACTGGCCAGCACGGTCATCGGCTGGATCTCAGTGGTGCTCGCCTACATCGCTCCCGATTCACTGTTCCTGTTCCTGGTGAACTCGTGCGGCGTGGTCGCGATCTTCATGTACATCATGATCGGCATCTCCGAACTGCGGGTGCGCCGGGCCATCGAACGTGAAGACCCGTCCAGGCTGACGCTGAAGATGTGGTTCTTCCCGTATCTGACCATCGTGGTGATCGCGTGTTTCGTCCTGGTGTTGCTTGCCATGCTGTTCGACGTCGATCAGCGCGTCCAGCTGCTGGCCAGCGTGCTCAGCCTCGTCGTGGTCGTGGTGGCCTACGTCCTGCGCAAGCGGTTCGGGCGCGTGCCCGTCGACGCCGAGGTCGCCGAACTGGCATGA
- a CDS encoding diaminopimelate decarboxylase — translation MIDAPLRTGQPLPGPDTLLRRRGEIVAGVVRQGFIGDLYPMCGVIDLDTLDELMRSLTEAYPPSMPALHTIAAKAITLRPVLARFAQAGFGCEVASPGELELALAAGFPAERIVFDSPAKTTTEIERALALGVSFNIDNFEELARVDQAIARVEGHRSVIGMRLNPQTGAGTIGAMSTATTTSKFGIGLADHRDEIVDAFADRPWLTQLHVHSGSQGMSLAHAAEGVRLVAELAAEITARVGVRQIQRIDIGGGLPVNFESDDITPSFADHRAALEAAVPQLFDGTYALVTEFGRALTAKAGTIVARVEYTKVTGGRPIAITHAGVQVATRTIFAPEAWPLRVEIYDRQGRRRDGGMRVQDVAGPACFTGDMLAVGRELPFIRGGDLVAVPDTGGYYFSTHFSYNALPRPAVYTVGTDAEGDRRWSLARRAQTIEQIVTEAGEPSLVPLPLLPSA, via the coding sequence GTGATTGATGCACCACTGCGTACCGGGCAACCACTGCCGGGTCCGGACACGCTCCTGCGCCGGCGCGGCGAAATTGTGGCCGGTGTGGTTCGGCAGGGATTCATCGGTGACCTGTACCCGATGTGCGGCGTCATCGACCTGGACACCCTCGATGAACTGATGCGGTCGCTGACCGAGGCGTACCCGCCGAGCATGCCGGCGTTGCACACCATCGCGGCCAAGGCGATCACCCTGCGCCCGGTGCTCGCGCGTTTCGCCCAGGCGGGATTCGGATGCGAGGTGGCCAGCCCCGGTGAGCTCGAACTGGCGCTGGCCGCGGGCTTCCCGGCAGAACGCATCGTGTTCGACTCTCCGGCCAAGACCACGACCGAGATAGAGCGGGCCCTCGCACTGGGGGTCTCGTTCAACATCGACAACTTCGAGGAGCTGGCGCGGGTCGATCAGGCGATCGCCCGGGTGGAAGGGCATCGGTCGGTCATCGGGATGAGGCTGAATCCCCAGACCGGCGCAGGCACCATCGGCGCCATGAGCACGGCCACCACCACCTCCAAGTTCGGGATCGGGCTGGCCGACCATCGCGACGAAATCGTCGACGCCTTTGCGGACCGGCCCTGGTTGACCCAGCTGCACGTGCACAGCGGATCGCAGGGCATGAGCCTCGCGCACGCCGCCGAGGGCGTACGGCTGGTGGCAGAGCTCGCCGCCGAGATCACCGCACGGGTCGGCGTCCGGCAGATCCAGCGGATCGACATCGGCGGAGGATTGCCGGTCAACTTCGAATCCGACGACATCACACCAAGTTTCGCCGATCACCGCGCCGCGCTGGAGGCTGCGGTGCCGCAACTGTTCGACGGCACGTACGCCTTGGTGACCGAGTTCGGGCGGGCGCTGACGGCCAAGGCCGGCACCATCGTCGCCCGCGTCGAGTACACGAAAGTCACCGGCGGCCGGCCGATCGCCATCACCCACGCCGGTGTGCAGGTGGCCACCCGCACGATCTTCGCGCCCGAGGCGTGGCCGTTGCGGGTCGAGATCTACGACCGGCAGGGGCGGCGCCGGGACGGCGGTATGCGAGTACAGGACGTGGCCGGGCCCGCCTGCTTCACCGGTGACATGCTTGCCGTCGGCCGCGAATTGCCGTTCATCCGCGGGGGAGACCTGGTGGCCGTTCCGGATACCGGCGGCTACTACTTCTCCACCCACTTCTCGTACAACGCGCTGCCCCGACCCGCGGTGTACACCGTGGGGACCGACGCCGAGGGCGACCGACGCTGGTCGCTTGCCCGTCGGGCCCAGACGATCGAACAGATCGTCACCGAGGCCGGCGAACCGTCTCTTGTGCCGTTGCCTCTGCTCCCGTCCGCCTGA
- a CDS encoding PucR family transcriptional regulator, which produces MSEPASVLPLSAMVSGAAGMLIPLPAAETGDDPLLSDVALHEPGTPADYTGTIVFVSTRIEDRFALGSLLDEVGTAAAVVLPPDATTDVSMLPSHSTRLFRRSPWVGWSELFRVLVRLLGAGRIVSPAPQVDNLQALARWISSQTGAPVTIEDLDSRVLAYAVVGPGVDPIRNQTILGGAVPAWRVERLMSTGFLPAVWRSDDVVVRNAEDDDPARMVVAMKSGTETLGTIWAALDDDTDREELRQLLLQVRQTAAAMMLREVHRDQYERRLQESALVDLLSRGVDPGVPAALLGLQPDSRHAVVALGSDTPASRSLMFHVQALRAGARTARVGDDLLAVLPVLDDESAEADLADNLSRHLTRVSAAHAGPVAVGPVVDAIAYLRNSAIVARQVLDAAALDVAHQPRDPRPVLTAADVQDALTLVRVADLLDPMADTIAEPLSALRRHDTDHGTAFIDTVAAVLDHPGNLSGAARELGIHANSLRYRLDRIRVVSGIDLQSAAARLRTSLGLLVWERRGEVRTGHPPVDIDKKRGSG; this is translated from the coding sequence GTGAGTGAGCCTGCCAGCGTTCTTCCGTTGTCGGCGATGGTTTCTGGTGCCGCCGGCATGCTGATACCGCTGCCCGCGGCGGAAACCGGCGACGATCCGTTGTTGAGCGACGTTGCCCTGCACGAGCCCGGCACCCCGGCGGACTACACCGGCACCATCGTGTTCGTCAGCACTCGCATCGAGGACCGCTTCGCGCTCGGGTCGTTGCTCGATGAGGTGGGAACCGCTGCGGCCGTTGTGCTTCCACCCGACGCGACGACCGACGTGTCGATGTTGCCCAGCCACTCCACCAGACTGTTCCGGCGTTCGCCATGGGTGGGCTGGAGCGAGCTGTTCCGGGTCCTGGTCCGGCTGCTCGGTGCGGGCCGCATCGTCAGCCCGGCCCCGCAGGTGGACAACCTGCAGGCCCTGGCCCGTTGGATCAGCAGCCAGACCGGCGCTCCGGTGACGATCGAGGATCTGGATTCCCGGGTCCTGGCGTACGCCGTCGTCGGACCGGGTGTCGACCCGATCCGGAACCAGACGATCCTGGGTGGCGCGGTACCCGCGTGGCGGGTCGAGCGGCTGATGTCCACCGGGTTCTTGCCTGCGGTCTGGCGATCCGATGACGTGGTCGTGCGCAATGCCGAGGATGACGACCCGGCCCGCATGGTGGTCGCGATGAAATCGGGCACCGAAACGCTCGGCACGATCTGGGCGGCGTTGGACGACGACACCGATCGCGAAGAACTACGGCAGCTGCTGCTGCAGGTGCGTCAGACCGCCGCGGCGATGATGCTGCGAGAAGTCCACCGCGACCAATACGAACGCCGGCTCCAGGAGTCGGCTCTGGTCGACCTGCTCTCGCGTGGGGTGGATCCCGGAGTCCCGGCGGCGTTGCTCGGGCTGCAACCGGACAGCAGACATGCAGTGGTCGCGCTGGGCTCCGATACGCCCGCGTCGCGCTCCCTGATGTTCCATGTTCAGGCGCTGCGGGCCGGCGCCCGGACGGCGCGGGTCGGGGACGATCTGCTCGCCGTGCTCCCGGTGCTGGACGACGAGTCCGCCGAGGCGGATCTGGCTGACAACCTGTCGAGGCACTTGACCCGGGTCTCGGCTGCGCACGCCGGCCCGGTCGCGGTCGGTCCCGTCGTCGACGCCATCGCCTACTTGCGGAATTCCGCGATCGTCGCCCGTCAGGTCCTCGACGCAGCCGCACTCGACGTCGCACACCAGCCGCGCGATCCGCGGCCTGTGCTCACCGCTGCCGACGTGCAGGACGCGCTGACCCTGGTTCGGGTGGCTGATCTGCTCGATCCGATGGCCGACACGATCGCCGAACCGCTGTCTGCCCTGCGCCGGCACGACACCGACCACGGCACCGCGTTCATCGACACCGTCGCGGCCGTGCTCGACCACCCGGGCAATCTGAGCGGGGCGGCCCGCGAACTGGGCATCCACGCCAATTCGCTGCGGTACCGACTGGACCGGATCCGTGTGGTCTCCGGTATCGACCTGCAATCGGCGGCTGCCCGGCTCCGCACGTCGCTGGGGCTGCTGGTGTGGGAACGACGCGGTGAGGTCCGCACGGGCCACCCGCCCGTCGACATCGACAAGAAACGTGGATCCGGTTAG
- a CDS encoding WhiB family transcriptional regulator, with protein sequence MNASAPAANLVHRGEGEARIAWVSQARCRQADPDELFVRGAAQRKAAVICRHCPVILECGADALDNRVEFGVWGGMTERQRRALLKQHPEVISWSEFFAAQRKHHRSAV encoded by the coding sequence ATGAACGCTTCCGCCCCAGCCGCCAACCTGGTCCACCGAGGCGAGGGCGAAGCCCGGATCGCCTGGGTTTCGCAGGCGAGGTGCCGTCAGGCCGATCCGGACGAATTGTTCGTCCGCGGTGCCGCACAACGCAAAGCCGCGGTGATCTGCAGGCACTGCCCGGTGATTCTCGAATGCGGTGCCGATGCACTCGACAATCGCGTGGAGTTCGGAGTCTGGGGCGGGATGACCGAACGTCAGCGTCGTGCCCTGCTCAAACAGCATCCCGAAGTCATCTCCTGGTCCGAGTTCTTCGCAGCCCAGCGCAAGCACCACCGTAGCGCGGTCTAG